DNA from Chryseomicrobium sp. FSL W7-1435:
AGACAATGCGCAGCTGATCGATGGTTTCTGTAACTGGTTCTGGAAAGTTGGGAGCCGCTTCGATCACACGCCAAACAGAAATTGCGGTGAACGTAGCGAAAAAAGCAATTAAGCAGCTGAGTATAATTGTGACCTTTTTCCGCATATGCTCGCCCCCTTTTCTTCTCATCTTACCATTGTCATCTCGAATCAAAAAGCACCCGCTAATGAACGGGTGCTTTCATTTATGCGCGTTGTCTACGTGTCATTACATCAAAGATTACGGCAGCGGCTAATACCCCGCCTCGAATCATATATTGGTAAGATACACCAACACCCAATAGGTTCATCCCACTCGATAACGATGCCATAACAACTGCGCCGATGATGGCACCCGTTACTTTACCAACACCACCTGCTGACGAAACGCCCCCAACATAAGCGGCTGCGATTGCATCTAATTCAAACAAAGTTCCAGCTGTAGTAGTAGCTGACTGCAACCGAGCTGTATAGAGAATACCTGATACTGCTGCTAGCATACCCATAGAGCCAAATACAAAAAGAGTAATCTTCTGTACGTTGATTCCACTCAAGTGAGCGGCTTCTGGGTTACTTCCCACAGCATAAATATGTCGGCCAAGTACAGTCTTTGTTGTTAAGAAGTGATAGATGACTACTACGACTAACATAATCACAACTGTCCAAGACAATCCATTATAACCTGCTAGAATCCATGTGACATAACCGATGATTGCAGAAACTAGTATTAGTTTAATGCTAAACATAGGCATTGACATGACATCAAAACCATACTTCTGTTTGTCCTTACGTCCTGAGAACTCACTGTAAACATAAAATAAGATACCTACAACTCCGACTAGTAAGGTCAATAAGTGCAATCCACCGATTTCAACTAGTGAAGGAATAAAGCCATTCCCAATAGCGTTGAACTGATCATTGTTGACGATGATTGTTCCTGACCCTGAAGTGGCCTCTAGTAAGGCTCCCCTGAAGATTAACATAGCCGCAAGCGTCGCAACGAATGCAGGTATTCCAATCTTAGCGACAAGTACACCATTAAATAATCCAATTAAAATACCTAAGACCAATACGACGGGGATGGTAATCCATACCGATACACCCATCTGTGTTAGAAAAATAGCTGCTATCGCGCCTAAAAATCCTGCAACAAAACCGACCGATAAATCAATGTGACGGATAACAATGACTAGTGTCATCCCTACAGCTAGAACGGCAATGTACCCAGCAGAATCTAACATGTTGCTAATATTTCGTGAAGATAAAAAGAGTCCGTTCGTCATGATGGTGAACGTTAACAGGATGACTAGCAAAGCAATATACATCCCGTAATCTCGGATATTTTCTTTTACAATGGTTTTTGCTTCCGTTACTAAGTTCATAATGGGTCCCCCTATTGTGTCGCTAATTCCATGATGGATTCTTGCGTTGCTTGTTCGCGTGACAGTTCACCTTTAATTTTTCCTTCTGCCATGACATATACGCGATCACTCATGCCGAGTACTTCTCCAAGTTCTGAAGAAATCATGATAATACTCAATCCTTCACTGATTAGCTGATTCATAATTGTATAAATCTCAAATTTTGCACCGACATCAATTCCACGCGTCGGTTCATCCAAAATCAAAATCTTAGGTCCGGTAAACAACCATTTCCCTAGAGACACTTTTTGCTGATTGCCTCCACTTAGTTTGCCTACAACTTGTTCCAGTGAGTTTGCTTTTATATAAAGGGAATCTTTATAGCGGGTCCCAACCTTTACTTCTTCATTTAGGTTTAACAACCCTTTTGGCGCAATCCCTTTCAAGTGTGCTGCTGAGATATTACTTTTAATGTCTTGCAACAAGAACAACCCGTCCCCTTTGCGATCCTCTGTGACATAGGCAATCCCTTCTTTGATTGCTTCACTTGTATGCTTTAGCACCTTCGTCTCACCGAATAGTTTCATTTCGCCATCCACTTTGTAATTTCTAGGATTCCCGAAAATACTGAGAGCAAGTTCTGTTCGTCCAGAACCCATCAAACCTGCAATGCCAATAATTTCGCCTTTTTTAAGATGTAGATTTGCACCTTTCACTACCTCACGCCCAAGTTGTGCATCATAGGCAGACCAATCCTCAAGTGATAATACGGATTCACCAATGACAGGGTTGGATCGTTTCGGGTAGATATCCTCAATTTCGCGTCCCACCATGTTTTTGATAATAAGACGTTCTGTGATTTCACCCTTTTTTGAATCCAATGTGCAAATTGTTTTACCGTCACGAAGAATCGTAGCTTTATCGGCAATCGAAATGACTTCTTTTAATTTATGCGAAATCATAATACACGTAATGCCTTGTTCCTTTAATTCTTTTAACAGATTCAACAGGTTTTCACTATCGTCTTCATTGAGTGCAGCGGTTGGTTCATCTAGGATTAGTAGCTTTACATCCTTACTAAGTGCTTTTGCGATTTCAACGAGCTGTTGTTTACCAACACCTAATTCCTTGATTAATGTTTCTGGAGTTACACGTAGCTTCACTTTTCGTAAAAGCTCAGTGGATTGGACAATTGTTTTATTCCAGTCAATGAATGGTCCTTTACGCACTTCGTTGCCTGCGTAGATATTTTCATACACGGTTAAGTCCGGAAATAATGCGAGCTCTTGATAAATGATGCCGATTCCGGCTGTAACACTATCGCTGATTTCTTTAAACTGTTGTACTTCTCCTTCGTAGACAATATCGCCCGAGTAAGTTCCATACGGATACACTCCGCTCAGAACCTTCATCAGTGTGGATTTTCCAGCGCCATTTTCACCAATCAGGCAGTGAATCTCCCCTTTTTCCACTTGAAAGTTGACGTCTGTCAGTGCCTTCACTCCTGGAAATTCCTTTGATATGTTCCTCATCTCTAAAATGTAGTCCGTCATTTTGTGCGCCTCCCTGCGACTTGCTTCC
Protein-coding regions in this window:
- a CDS encoding sugar ABC transporter permease; the protein is MNLVTEAKTIVKENIRDYGMYIALLVILLTFTIMTNGLFLSSRNISNMLDSAGYIAVLAVGMTLVIVIRHIDLSVGFVAGFLGAIAAIFLTQMGVSVWITIPVVLVLGILIGLFNGVLVAKIGIPAFVATLAAMLIFRGALLEATSGSGTIIVNNDQFNAIGNGFIPSLVEIGGLHLLTLLVGVVGILFYVYSEFSGRKDKQKYGFDVMSMPMFSIKLILVSAIIGYVTWILAGYNGLSWTVVIMLVVVVIYHFLTTKTVLGRHIYAVGSNPEAAHLSGINVQKITLFVFGSMGMLAAVSGILYTARLQSATTTAGTLFELDAIAAAYVGGVSSAGGVGKVTGAIIGAVVMASLSSGMNLLGVGVSYQYMIRGGVLAAAVIFDVMTRRQRA
- a CDS encoding sugar ABC transporter ATP-binding protein — encoded protein: MTDYILEMRNISKEFPGVKALTDVNFQVEKGEIHCLIGENGAGKSTLMKVLSGVYPYGTYSGDIVYEGEVQQFKEISDSVTAGIGIIYQELALFPDLTVYENIYAGNEVRKGPFIDWNKTIVQSTELLRKVKLRVTPETLIKELGVGKQQLVEIAKALSKDVKLLILDEPTAALNEDDSENLLNLLKELKEQGITCIMISHKLKEVISIADKATILRDGKTICTLDSKKGEITERLIIKNMVGREIEDIYPKRSNPVIGESVLSLEDWSAYDAQLGREVVKGANLHLKKGEIIGIAGLMGSGRTELALSIFGNPRNYKVDGEMKLFGETKVLKHTSEAIKEGIAYVTEDRKGDGLFLLQDIKSNISAAHLKGIAPKGLLNLNEEVKVGTRYKDSLYIKANSLEQVVGKLSGGNQQKVSLGKWLFTGPKILILDEPTRGIDVGAKFEIYTIMNQLISEGLSIIMISSELGEVLGMSDRVYVMAEGKIKGELSREQATQESIMELATQ